The Candidatus Methylacidiphilales bacterium sequence GACATCGGCCGGATGGACGAGGACGGATTTTTATATATTGAAGGGCGCCTGAGCCGATTTTCAAAGATTGGCGGCGAAATGGTTCCGCACGGGACGGTGGAGCATTACCTGGTCGAGGCGTTGCGGCGTGAGCAGGGCGAGGACTTCAACCTTGTGATCATGGGCGCCTCCGATGCGAAAAAGGGCGAATCACTCGTGGCGATTGTGAACCATCCCGTGGAGAAGGAAGCGCTGCGCCGGATTTTGTCCGAGCAAGGCCTGCCGAACCTCTGGGTGCCGAAGGCTGTTAAAGTCGCGCCCGTGATCCCCCACCTCGCCAGCGGCAAACTGGATTTACAGGCTTGCCAGGCGCTTGCTAATGAAGCAGCCAGAGATACGGCTCCGCCAGTTTAAAGCAGGAGCCGTCAACATTCAGCGTTCGGCTCTCAGCTTTGTACCCGGTTTCCGTTCTGCCCGACTTTCTGAATTCATAATTTCCTCCATTTTCATGGGTGACTTTTTGAGTTATTATGCGATAACTTCTCTCCACTGGGGGTTATTAAGGCATTACTAGTTTAGGGAAATACGGAAAAGAGGGCATCCGAACTGGATCAAGCTGAAAGGCTCAACTACATTCGATATGAATACACGAAGCATCGCATTACTGTGTGTCAGCCTTATTATTTGCACTTACATTGTGTCCAGCTTTTTTGCAAAGACGGCAATTAAAGCCGCTGAAACTGGAACTTCCGTCATAAAAGAGCCAATTCAGGATATAACAAAACTACCAAGTGAAGTCCTCGATTCCATAAAAGTGGGGATCAAGGCAGTCTGGAACGACAAACTAGCTGACCAGCAACGCGAAATTGATAGACTCAACATCGAAAGATCTAATTTAGATTCGGAAATTAATAGACTAAGGTCTCAAAGCGTAAAGATAACTGATATTCAAACGCAATTAACCCTGAATGTTATTTCCTGTGATGAGTCAATTTGGGATTGTAAAAAAATAGCGATTCAAAACGACACCTACCCATGGTTCGATCCTAATCCTATGCATAGAGACTATACTCTTGAGTACGTTGGAGTTATGGAATTAAAATACAAAAAAAATATCGGAATAGATTTGGAAAAACTGCGATTCAAGCTGGATAGGAATTCAAGAACCATCCTCATTGACGGATTCGACCGTGCCGTTAAGACCTCAATCGATAAAATACCAGTTGAGGAATGGAAGATGTCGGAAATACGAAAGCTTGAAAAGCCATCAAAATTATACCCGTATCAAACATCATCTATTATAAGTGATCCCAGCATAGAAAACCAAAAAGCCGCCCAAAAGCAAGAAGTAGTGGATAGAACTAACACTGCTCCTGTCCCAGAGTATTTGCAAATGCTAGCAAAGCAATTAACGTGCAAGTGGCTCACAGCATTATTTAGTCTTGCTGATTATCGCGTTGAAGTTGGATCAGTTGGCACCAATGAGGGCTTTACTTCGAGTAATATTTGCACTCAACTTCACGAGAATGTTGATAACGAAATACAAGTCAAAAGCAAAGCAATCGAGAAAAATGATGCATTACTTCGAAATACAAAGTTGGAGTACAACAAGGCCTTTGAAAAAGCTGTAGACGAGCAGATCGATAATGCAAAGAAACTAAGTAACCAGACTAATGAATCCACTAAGCAATGAATATAACTGCGGGTCGCGGCTTGACATGAACGAAATGATCCGCGCTCGCTAGCGCCTAATTACAAACTATGAGCTTATGAATCTCCATCCTAAAGAAAAGTACAAGCTGGAATACGCGGAAGTGGGCCGCCTGCGGCAACATTACAGCACTATCAGATCAAGCTTGACTACATTTGCCATGACATCTTCTTTGGCGGCATTCGCCAAATTCTTATCAGAAGCGCCAAGGCCATTGTATCTGGCTTTAATTGGATGGTTTATGTTCGTCGTTGCATTCATTGCTTGTTTTGTGTTTTCATATCGAACTGAAAAAGCTAATCTTTACGCAGAAATTCTTTGGCGCTGGTTCAAGTCAGAAAAGCAAAGCGAGCCTCCAAGTTTCTTGCAGTACAAAGAGAAAAGATGTGATGTGGTTTGTCAGATGTTGAGAGATGAAATGAATTGGTTTATGCTGGTAGCTCTTCTATTGATTGTAGTAGCGGCCTTTTATTTCTGACTGATACTGATTGGGGTCGCGGCTTGACATTGACAAAATCACAAATCGAGATGAACCTCGTCGTGCTGCCGGGAGCGGCATGGGATGGATCGACACGTTCTGCGGTTGCCGGACTCGCGATGACGAATCACTTGAGTTTGTCCCCGCTGGTATAGAGACCGACGCACCGCGTCATTGCGAGGAGAACGGCGGAGTCGGCCCTGTTCATCCTGTCAAAAATGTGTTTCCCTTTTGCGTTTTTTTGCGTTGTTTCGCGGGCAACATAAACCCCCTTGTCAGGGGGATGGAAACTGAGGAAACAGAAGGTGAACAAAATTCTCCGTTTACTCTGCCTGCTCGCGATGCCTATCGGAGTTAGCTCCTGTTAGAGCATATTGTATTTATTCTGCCGCACGTTCATGCGTTCTGCGGCGGCGGACGAGGAGCGCAGCGACGCGGCAATCCGGAAACCAGCTTATGGGTATGGAGTGGATCGTCACGGCCCAACTCCGACATGCGTCGCGAGTGGAATAACCACACACCCCGAAGCGGTCGCCGCGGCGACCTTTCCGCCCCTCTTGATAGAGGGGACTTTTAAAGCAGGAGCTCATAGCCATCCCAGCTTTCAACATCCATTTTTATTCGTGGTTAAGTTTTTCCTCCATTTTTGTGATTTTTGCGCCTTTTCGCGGCCAAACGGTTTTAAATTTTCGCGTTGTTTCGCGGGCAACACAAACCCCCTTGTCAGGGGGATGGAAACTGAGGAAACAGAGGGTGAACAAAATTCTCCGTTTACTCTGCCTGCTCGCGATGCCTATCTGAGTTAGCTCCTGTTAGAGAAAAGTGGAAAACATCCGCCGGACAGGATGTCCGCCGGGTGCGGGCAAGATGCCCGCGCTCCTGTAAGACACAAAACAATTTCATGCGGGGATTGGGGTCGCGGCGGACGCACTTTAAAAATGTATTCCTGCGTCTTCGCGTGTGCCGCAGGCGCATGGCGACTCTGGGTTAAAGTCATACACACTCCAAAGCTTATGGAGAAGCCCTTCGCAGGGTGGAAAGGCTTTACTCACCCGTCCATGGCCCGAACAACTTATACATGGCCTCGGCGGGAAAATATTTGCCCGGGCATGCCGTCGGCCGGATGTTGATGTCGCGGTGCACCACAAACCGCGGCTTGATATGTTCCACGTTTTGAACCCTGTCCTGCAGATACGTGATCAACTCGATCAGCGCCGCCATTTGTTTGCGCGTCGGCCGGGTGGTGTTGAAATCCCCGACCAGGCAGATTCCGATCGCCACCTCGTCCTGCTCCTCACTGCGGAGATGTCCGCCCTGCAACTGCTTGAGCCAGCGATTGCCCACTTCAATCTCTCCGTCGCCGGTGTCGGTCCCGTTCCCGATGACAAAATGATAGGCCATGCCGTTTTCCATTCCCCTGACATTCCGGTGATAATATTCAAAAATGCGAGCGCTGCCGTTGGGCGTGCCGCTGTGATGCACGACAATATAACGCCAGATGCGTGAGCCAATCCTCGGCTCGTCGATCTTGTCCTTGGCCCTTGAAACAAACAGGTAGCGTGGCGCCACCCTGGGCGGTTTCGGAGCCGGACTGTTCTCGATCCGGGCAACCGGCACCGCACGGAGCGGAGATCCTGTCTTCAAGAGCAACTTTTGCCCAACCCGGATCTGTCCGTTGCGCAATCCATTGAGGCGCATGATTTCCGCCGGAGAGACTCCAGATTGCCGCGAAATACTGGATAGGGTATCCCCCTTTTTTACAACATAAAATTCCGGCTCGCCTGAGTCTTCCTGCGATTTATCCTTCCCGGGCTTTTCCAATGCAGAATTCCCGCCAGACCCGGCACCAGGGATTTGGACCGCATCTCCGGGCTTGAGGGAACGGCTGTCGATTCCGGGGTTGGCCGCCACAATCTCACTCACCGACACGCCATAGTTGTGGCTCAGGCTGTAGAGTGTCTCTCCCTTTTTTACCGTGTGGGTGGCCGCGTCAGCAACCTGCAACAGCAGCAGGAAAATGACTCCGCACGCCGAAAGAAACCGTTTGCACATAATCGGGCTCATTCTGGAAAATTAGCCTTTTGTGCCGCCCGATTCGGTTTTATCATGATCCAAGGCATGCAACATCCTTCCAAAGTCCTTCACGACAAGCAAAGCGAAAGAGACACGCGCAAGCTCCGCATCGACAAGGTGGGGGTCAAGGGACTGAAACATCCCATTGAAATCGCCGACAAGGCCCACCATCGCCAGAACACCGTTGCGACCATCGCCTTGACGGTGGATCTGCCCCACCATTTCAAGGGCACCCACATGAGCCGTTTTGTCGAGGCTTTGAATTCACACGGACGCCTGATCCAGGTTGAGAGCATCCCCAGGATTCTCAAAAGCCTGCAAGCACGCCTGGAAGCCAAGACCGCCCATCTGGAAATGGAGTTTCCCTTCTTTCTGGAAAAGAAGGCGCCGGCCACATCTGCGGTTGGGCTGCTCGATTACATGGTACGCTTTGACGCCCAGGCGAACGGCAAACGCACGGAGTTCAGGGTCACCGTGGTGGTGCCGGTCACGACCCTTTGCCCCTGCAGCAAGGCCATCAGCGCCCGCGGCGCGCACAACCAACGGGGCCACGTCACGCTTGCGGTCGAGTTTAAAAAAATCGTCTGGATCGAGGACTTGATCTCACTGGTCGAGCAATCGGCCAGTTGCGAATTGTATTCACTGCTGAAACGCCCGGATGAAAAGTACGTCACGGAAAAGGCGTATGACAATCCCGTCTTTGTCGAGGACCTGGTCCGGAACGTCGCGCTTCGCTGCAACGCCCACCCTCACATCACCTGGTACCGGGTTGAGGCTGAAAACATGGAGAGCATTCACAATCACAACGCCTATGCGATGATTGAGAAGGGGTGACGGCGGAGGAACGACATGAAAGCCCTGCCCCGGATCGTAAAGTTGCATGGCGGCCAATACCTGCTGCGCGCCCTTGGCCCGCCCGACATGGAGCAGCTCAGGACCTTTTTTTATTCCCACACGCCCGAGACCATTCACCTCCGCTATGGGTATATGATCAAGGACATGACGCCGGAACGCGCCGCCCTCCTCGTCGGAGTGGACCAAACCCGCGATTTTGCGCTTGGGATTTTCGAGGATTCACCAAAGGGACAAATCCTCGACGCGGTGGGGCGCTATTGCCTGGATGACACCGGCGCATCAGCCGAGATGGCTTTTGTTGTCCGTGAAAGCAAACGCGGGTTGGGCATGGCAAGCTTGCTGCTTCAAACCCTGGTTGACGCCGCGCAAAGCCGGCATTTGATGGAAGCGTGGGCCAGCGTTGCGCCCGACAATCACACAATGCTGCATTTGTTGCACAAGGCGGGATTCAAAACCGGCAAGCCCTCATCCGACGGCAATCTGGTGTGGAGACTCGGTCTTTCAAAAAAGCCAGCCAGATGATCTAACAATCGAAAAAGCTAAATTTTTAACAGGAAGATCGCAAAAAACGTTTTTGCAAAGCGAGCGTGGAAATGGGAAAAGTCAAAAGTGTGAATTAGAAAACCCTCTGCGTTCACGGCGACTGCGGTGAAAGCGCTTTGTTTGATCCGTTTAATGCGAGACCCAATATTCCAGCGGGTTGTTCATGCGCTCCGCCAGTTCCGCCGTGTAGCCCTGCCATTCGGCCGCGGATGTAAACCGTCCGTCCCTGTCCCAGGCGTGCAGATAATAGACGAGCACCGGGAAATCCGGTTTCCGCAAATACACCAAATGGTCGCCGATTGTGTCCACCCCCGGCGGGCTTTCAATGAAATCACGGGGGCGAAAAATAAGCGCCGATGCCAGAAAGGCGGAGACCGGCTTCGCAGGGTCCTCCACGATGACAGAACCTTGCGAGGTAAGGACAAGCCGGTTGTCGAATAGTTGCAACCTCTCCTGTCCGGGCAAGGAAGTTATGCCGGCGCCAAATTTCAAGGGGATGGAATTGTCGGGCCAATGCACCGCATGAAATTCAACCTTGAGAAAGCGCTGGCCTGCGTCGATTTCGATCCGTTCGGAAAGTTCGACATTCCCGGCCTGTGTTTGCCAGTTTTTGATGCTGAGGTCCACAATTCCGCGCAAGGGGCCGGAAGCAACAAGCCCGTATGTGGTTTGGGCCTGATTATCAAATGGCCGTTCGTTTCCCGCCGAGCCGGGCCCGCAATTCAAAAACACCGAACCGGCACCCATACCCGCACCCGGACGCAGATAATTCGAGGCCACCGGTGCGGTTCCTACTTTTCCCCTCATGAAAATTGTTTTGGCGCCGAGGAGAGCCGGATTCGTCTTTCCATAGACATTCAAGCTCTGCGCGTCGAAACAGGCGTAGGCCAGCCACTCGGATTCCCATACGGCGCCCTGCAGACCCGGAACGACCTGATTTAAAAGATGGGCATCCGCCCGTTTCAAAAACGCATGCCGCGACATTTCTCCCGGGTAACACAAGCATGAGATGCTTTCATACGGGCCCAATGAAACCTCAAAAAAAAGTTCATCCGGCCTGCCATCTCCGTCAAGGTCGTCGATTTGAAATGGAATATCCCGGCCTGCCGAATCCCTCAGCGCCATTCCATTCCTACGTACGGAGGACGGAAGTTTCCCCAACGGAATGGAAATGCCTTCATCATTCCGGATCAACCCCGTGGGATTGCTGACCGTAATGCAAATCGGCTGGTTGCCCCTGGAACAGCCCGCTGCCAGAACCGACAGCAGACTCAGAACAAAGACGGCAAAAAAACGGTTCCGCGCCTGCCTGGTGGACTTCGAAACTGCCATGGAAAAGGAGCATGGCCGAATCCCCCCTATTGTTCAAGCCGGGCTATAGATTTTCCACCGCAGCGCGATCGTGGCGGATGTCGTGCGCGGTGTACAAATAATGCACCTCTTCCGCGATGGCTTTGGCATAATCCGCGCAACGCTCGAGGCTCCTTGAAATAAACAGGATGTGGATGAAGGCCGGTATGTTCTTGGGATTTTTTGCCATGGCTTTGTTAAGGGCAATTTCATTTTCCTTGTTGATCTCGTCCACCTCGCGGTCGGCCAGCACAATCGGCGCAGCCTTGTCCGGCTCGACTTCCACAAACGCATTGATGGCATCACGCATCATGCCGATCACCAGTTTCCCCATCAAGCGGATATCGACTTCAGTGGGCACCTCAGGCAACGCATTCAAATGGCGCGCGCGCCGGGCAATGGTGACCGCCTGGTCCGCCATTCCCTCCAAAGCCTGTGAAATTTTTGACGCGCAAAAGGCCACGCGGCAGGCGGTGGCGGTCGGGCCGTGGGTTGCAAAATAGGTCACCACCAGTTCATCAATGTTGATTTCCAGTTTGTCGATCACCGTGTCTTCCGACTCCACGACCCTGGACTTTTCGTCGTTTCGCTCAAAATAGGCCGCCAGCGCCAGGTTGAGATTCCGGTCGGTCAAACTGGACATCATCAAAAGCGTGTCTTTCAAATTCAGAAGATGGCCGCGGAATATGCCGCGCATGTGTTCAAGTCGTTCCTGTTCCATAGAATAAAATCTCCGTGCTTGTTGTTTCCCTGTCGGGCGGTTTCGCCATTCAATCATCCAAATCGTCCGGAGATGTAATCTTCCGTCTGTTGTTTTGCCGGATTGGTGAATATTTTCTCCGTGCGGTCGAACTCGATCAATTTGCCCAGGTAAAAGAATGCCGTAAAGTCCGAACACCGGCCCGCCTGTTGCATGTTGTGCGTCACAATGACAATCGTATAGCTCTTTTTTAATTCCTCGATGAGTTCCTCCACCTTCATCGTGGCGATGGGGTCCAGAGCGGAGCAGGGTTCGTCCATGAGAATGATTTCGGGCTCAACCGCTATGGCCCGGGCAATGCAAAGGCGCTGCATCTGCCCGCCAGATAATCCGGTCGCCGGATCACTCAGTCGGTCTTTGACCTCGTCCCAAAGCGCGGCGCCGCGCAGGCTTTTTTCAACCACCTCATCCAGAATGCTTTTGTTCCGGATGCCCTGCAGGCGGAGGCCATAGACGATGTTTTCGTAGATCGACTTGGGGAAAGGGTTGGACTTCTGGAAAACCATGCCCACGCGTTTGCGCAGCTCGATGACATCGACATCCTTCGAGTAAATATCCACGCCGTTGATTTTGATTCCACCCCTGTCTCCGATGCGGGTGAAGTCGATCAGGTCGTTCATCCGGTTGAAACAGCGCAGCAGCGTTGATTTCCCGCAACCGGAAGGCCCGATGAACGCCGTGACCATTCCCTTTGGGACATCCAGATTGATTTCATGCAGGGCATGGCTGTTGCCGTAATAAAAGTCCAGATTCCGGACTTCGATGCAGGCGTCCAGGGGCCGTCCGTCCATGCTCAGGACGTTCGGATTGGTTTCTGTTTTACGTTCTGCTGCGCCTGTTTTCTCGCTCATGAGTTGAATTCCCATATTAGATCTCCGGGGTTTTCGATTCGATCCCAAAATATGAAGTTGTCACCACTTGAATTTCTTTCGCACATGGATGCGCAGCAGAATGGACGTCAGCGCAATCAGCATCACGATGAATAAAAAGACAAACGCCGAGCCATATTGCACTTTTTCGGTGTATTCGTTTTGCGGTACGCGGGCGCTGACCACGAAAATATGGTAGGGCAGCGCCATGACTCCGCTGAAGAAAAAGTCCGTCCATTTGTCCACTTCCCACGGGAGCTTGTCCCGCACCACATACGCCGCGGTGAACATGATGGCCGCCGTTTCCCCCGCAATCCGCGCCACACCCATAATGGACGAGGTCAGGATGCCCGGCAACGCGTAGGGGAGCACGTTCTCATAAATGGTCTGCCATTTCGTAGCGCCCAACGCGAGGGATCCTTCACGAAAGCCCTGGGGCACCGCCCGCAGCGATTCCTCGCTGCCGGTGATCACGATGGGCAACACCATGAAGGCCAGGGTAAACCAGCCCGAAAGCAGCGAGACATTCCATTTGAAGAGAAGGACAAACATCGCATAGCCCCACATGCCAAAAACAATCGATGGCACGCCCGCCAGATTCATGATTGAGAGGCGGATCAGTACAATCGCCCGTCCGCCGCGGCTGTATTCGCTCAGATAGGTTGCGGTAATGACGCCCAAAGTCATGGCGATGACCATGGAACCCGCAACCAGCAGCACCGTGCCGACAATCGCCGGGAAAATGCCGCCGGCGGCATAGACTTGCGACTTTTCATCCGCAATGGAGTCGCTGCCGTTTTTATTCAAATAGTCGCGGTACGCCCTGTCTCCGAGCTGGAGAGTTTCGCCATTCTTCAGGGTCAGGACATGGAGGGATTCAGGCGATTCGGTCAGGAACGGCACATTGACAAAGGGGGCGGTGCTTTGAAACACCACGCGTCCGCCCTTCCATCCAATTTCCAAAAAGATAAGCCCGGCAAAAGCGATGATCAGATAGGTTGCGAGGCGGAACACCCAGAAGGAAGCCGCTTCGAACCTTTTGCTCAAAGTGGCCCGCTTGATAAATGGATTGGCTGCGGTATGCATAGGTTAGCCCACCGAAATCTTGAATTTACGAACGAAAACCTGCGCGATGTAATTGATCAGCAATGAAATCAAGAACAGCATGATGGCCAGCATGAACAAGGCGCGGTATTGCAGGCTGTTTTTCACCACTTCCGGGATTTCCTGCGCCACAAGCCCTGTCATGGTATGCACCGGCTGGAAAATAAAACCCAGACCCTGGGTAAAGTCGGGGATTTGAATGCGGTTGCCCGCGCACAACAGCACCACCATCGTCTCTCCGATCACCCGGCCAAAGCCCAGCAGCACCGCGGATATGATTCCGGAAAGGCTGGCGGGAATCAGAATGCGCAGGATGGTTTGAAGCCGGTTTGCCCCCAGCGCGAAGGAGGCCTCCTTGTACGACTTGGGGACATTGTTCAGGGCGTCCTCCGAAAATGTAAAGATGGCCGGCACACCCATCAGAGCCAGCAGAATGCCGGCCGTGATGATGTTCAATCGCTCAGAAATCGGAAAAAAGGGAACCCAGGATGTTAGCGTCCTTGCGGCTGCATTCAAGCCGGACGGCAGCCATTGGATGAATGCCGGAAGATGCGCCACCCAGGCCGGATCGAAAAGGATGCCGTTTGAAAAGTCGCGTATGGCTGTTCCAAGAATCGCAACCCCGAAAAACCCCAACACCACGGATGGGATAACCGCGATAAACTCAATGAACGGCTTGATCAGGTTCTGTTCGTGAATATTGGCGACCTGGTTGATATACACCGCCGCCCCTACCCCCAGCGGCACGGCGATGACCAGAGCCACAACGCTTACGGCCAGTGATCCGACAAACAGGGGAACCATTCCATACCAGTCCTGCCAGAAACTCTGCGTCACCCATTGCGGCCCGAAAAGAAAGCGGGTCAGGGTTTCATGGACCGGGATCGTCGTATCATAGCTCCAATTCGCGAGCTTTCGTTCGGTATCCGGGAAGGCATTGATGTATTTTCCGGCAGCGGCCTTAAAATGCACGGCCTGGCTTTTTAGCTTTGGATCGTCGGATGCTGGAAATTCCAAAAGCAATAAACCCAATCTCTTCTTCAATGTTTGGTTGATTTCCACAAGCCGGGGAATTTGGGCTTTCAGCGCTTCCGATTCCTTTCTGAAATCCACGGTTTCAACTTCCAATTTCGCAGCTTCATCCTTGGACCCGGCCTTGAGATACTGTTCCCTTGCAATGGAATTTTCCTTCGCCACACCCCAGCGCTCTTTTACGGCCGCCGCCTGCTGGGTTAACTCTCTAACGAAATCCTGAAGCGGAATGCTGGATTCATCAAAATCCTTCCGAAATTGCGCAAGCGGCGCGGTGGCTTCTGCGATTTTTCCCTCATCCATCCCGCCTTTCCTGAGCTCGCCGTTTTTACGGTCCAGCATTTTATCGAGGTATTGGGTGAGGGCGGAGTGCGCCTCCGCCTGATCCTTGATGATATCCACGAACTCCAGGCCACACTGGCGGTACATCTGGAGGTTTTCGTAATTTTGAGGAAAGAAACCCAGACCTTCTCGAAACAGTGAAAACGTGATCAGGCCCAGGACGAGGATGGCGATCCATGCGTTGCCAAAGAAAAAATAGTGGATGATCTGGTCCATCGACAGGCCCAGAATCCTGAATTTATTTTTCGACAGAACGGCCTCGTGCATGGGCCGTTGGTCGAGGCGCTTGATATCTGTTTTGGCGGACATAGGGGATCAAATTGAACCAGGTTCGCCGCAGAGAACACTGAGGAAAAGCAAATTTAAGTTTTAAGCTCCACGTCCTTTGCGATCTTCCTGTAATATCGTTTTACTTCATGCCTTAGTGTCTTCGTGTTTCCAGCTCAAGTTTCCACACAAAAAAGCCCGCCGAGTATCGAACTGCAGCGGGCTTCCTAATAATGGCCTTACCAATAGGGTTATTTCATGGGAACAAAACCAACCTGATCCACAATCTTGGAGCCGTCCGCTCCAAGAACAAAGTGGATGAAATCAGCCACGAGTCCGGTCGGAGCGCCTTTGGTGTAGAAGAAGGTCGGACGGGCCAGCGGATAGGAATGGCTCTGTACGCTGGCTTGGGTCGGAAGACCGCCATCGACAGAAACAGCCTTGATACCCGGGGCTTTCAGATAGGCCATCCCGACGTAGCCGATGCCACTCGGGTTTTTGCCCACTTCAGCCGCGATCTGTTCGTTGCCCGCCATTTTCTGGGCGCTGCCGGCATAATCATGCTTGCTCATCGCCAGTTCCTTGAAGTCAGCGTAGGTGCCGGAAGCGGTATTACGGGTGTAGATCGAAATCTTTCCCGCTTTGCCACCCACAGCGCTCCAGTCGGTGACCTCACCGGTGAATATCTGCTCAACCTGGCGTTTGCTCAGCGCGCTGATCGAATTGCTGGTGTTGACAATCACCCCAATGCCGTCCCACGCGACCACGGTGGGAAACATTTTGACGCCGTTTGCGCCGGCTGTCGCAACTTCAGTGGGCTTCGCGCGGCGGCTGGACATGCCGATATCAGCAGTGCCATCAATGATGGCGGCGATGCCGGTGGTGGAGCCTTCCGCTGCGATCTCAAACGTCACGCCGGGGTGCTGGGCTCTATAAGCTTCCGCCAACTGGGGAACCAGTTTGGCGCCGAGTGTATCCGAGCCTTTGAGCACCAGTTTTTCCGCTTTGACAGCGGGAAGCAGCGCCAGCGAGGCAAGGATCAGGGAGAGAATGGATTTTTTCATGGTTTTTGTAGGGTTATACTTTGGGGTTATCCCATCCCAGGAAGCCCCGCATAAACGGGGCTTCCATCGGATGAGAGATTAGAACTTAGAACTTCCATATCAAGTCAACTTGCACGAGATCGGTGTTGGAAAAGTCGCTTTTTGTGACACCAGCGGTCGGTAGAACCTGGGTAACATCGGTAACGTTGTTGTCAATCTGCCCACTGTGGCGCCAGTTCACGGAACCTGTGATGTTCTCAGTGAAGTTATAGCTGGCTTTCAAGCCGAAACCTGCGCCGTTGAGCGAGCCACCATTCCAGTCAGAGTCGATGAGAGCGCCGGTCCAGGAATAGGTTTCATAGTAGGCATATGTGCCGTCCAAAGCCCAGCCGCCTTTGCCTTTACCCTTGGTTCCACCGCCACTGATCTGGTAACCGAGCAGGAA is a genomic window containing:
- a CDS encoding phosphate ABC transporter substrate-binding protein, producing the protein MKKSILSLILASLALLPAVKAEKLVLKGSDTLGAKLVPQLAEAYRAQHPGVTFEIAAEGSTTGIAAIIDGTADIGMSSRRAKPTEVATAGANGVKMFPTVVAWDGIGVIVNTSNSISALSKRQVEQIFTGEVTDWSAVGGKAGKISIYTRNTASGTYADFKELAMSKHDYAGSAQKMAGNEQIAAEVGKNPSGIGYVGMAYLKAPGIKAVSVDGGLPTQASVQSHSYPLARPTFFYTKGAPTGLVADFIHFVLGADGSKIVDQVGFVPMK